The following coding sequences are from one Natrarchaeobaculum sulfurireducens window:
- the glpA gene encoding anaerobic glycerol-3-phosphate dehydrogenase subunit GlpA, with protein MATDTDVLVLGGGSTGCGIARDLAMRGLEVTLLERGTLTDGTTGRMHGLLHSGGRYAVSDQASARECIEENRILREIAGHCVEETGGLFVKRPEDSDAYFQEKLEGCRECDIPATVLSGREAREIEPYLATDVERAIEVPDAAVDPFRLCVANAMDATAHGARIETHAEVIDLLRDGDDVFGVTVRHGAGPGKRTDVPTGTVEEITADYVVNATGAWAGAIAGMADLEVEVRPSKGVMTIMNVRQVDTVINRCRPKGDADIIVPHETTAILGTTDEEVDDPDDYPEERWEVDAMIDTLAELVPILREARTIRSFWGVRPLYEPPETGTTDPTDITREFFLLDHADRDGVSGITSIVGGKLTTYRAMAEAISDHVCAELGVNASCETADEPLPGSERLETLEAAMDEFGLRSPVARRSSQRLGSRTREVLERYDPNPVICQCEGVTRAEVQDAIAQSGSDLNAVRIRTRASMGNCQGGFCCQELACELHPAYDAETVRDAFDELFEERWKGQRHALWGEQLSQAMLTYALHTTTMNRDGDPAGDSQAIDYAAFDGGR; from the coding sequence ATGGCAACGGACACCGACGTCCTCGTCCTCGGTGGGGGATCGACCGGCTGTGGTATCGCCCGAGATCTGGCGATGCGCGGCCTCGAGGTCACCCTCCTCGAGCGGGGAACGCTAACAGACGGGACGACCGGCCGGATGCACGGCCTGCTCCACAGCGGTGGCCGGTACGCCGTCTCAGATCAGGCGAGCGCGAGAGAGTGCATCGAAGAGAACCGTATCCTTCGGGAGATCGCGGGCCACTGCGTCGAGGAGACCGGCGGGCTGTTCGTCAAGCGCCCGGAAGATTCGGACGCATACTTCCAGGAAAAACTCGAGGGCTGTCGTGAGTGTGATATCCCGGCGACGGTCCTTTCGGGCCGTGAAGCCCGCGAGATCGAACCCTATCTCGCGACGGACGTCGAGCGAGCGATCGAGGTTCCCGACGCGGCGGTCGACCCGTTTCGCCTGTGCGTCGCGAACGCGATGGATGCGACAGCCCACGGCGCACGTATCGAGACTCACGCGGAGGTGATCGACCTCCTGAGGGACGGCGACGATGTCTTCGGCGTCACCGTCCGCCACGGCGCTGGCCCCGGCAAGCGAACCGACGTGCCGACCGGAACGGTCGAGGAGATCACCGCCGACTACGTCGTCAACGCGACGGGCGCGTGGGCCGGAGCGATCGCTGGGATGGCCGACCTCGAGGTCGAGGTCCGTCCCTCGAAGGGCGTGATGACGATCATGAACGTCCGGCAGGTCGACACCGTCATCAACCGCTGTCGCCCGAAAGGTGACGCAGACATCATCGTCCCCCACGAGACGACGGCGATCCTCGGCACGACCGACGAGGAGGTCGACGACCCCGACGACTACCCCGAAGAACGCTGGGAGGTCGACGCGATGATCGACACGCTCGCAGAACTCGTCCCCATCCTCCGGGAGGCCCGGACGATCCGGTCGTTCTGGGGGGTTCGACCGCTGTACGAGCCGCCGGAAACCGGCACCACGGACCCGACCGACATCACGCGCGAGTTCTTCTTGCTCGATCACGCCGACCGGGACGGCGTCTCGGGCATCACGAGCATCGTCGGCGGGAAGCTGACCACCTACCGCGCGATGGCCGAAGCGATTTCCGACCACGTCTGTGCCGAACTCGGCGTGAACGCCTCGTGTGAAACCGCGGACGAACCGCTGCCCGGCAGCGAGCGCCTCGAGACGCTCGAGGCGGCGATGGACGAGTTCGGGCTTCGGTCGCCGGTCGCCCGCCGGTCCAGCCAGCGACTTGGCAGTCGGACTCGGGAGGTACTCGAGCGCTACGACCCCAATCCGGTCATCTGCCAGTGTGAGGGTGTGACCCGCGCGGAAGTGCAGGACGCAATCGCCCAGTCGGGGTCGGACCTGAACGCGGTTCGAATTCGAACGCGGGCCTCGATGGGCAACTGCCAGGGTGGCTTTTGCTGTCAGGAACTGGCCTGTGAACTCCATCCCGCGTACGACGCCGAAACCGTCCGCGACGCGTTCGACGAACTGTTCGAAGAGCGCTGGAAGGGCCAGCGCCACGCCCTCTGGGGAGAACAGCTCTCGCAGGCCATGCTCACCTACGCGTTGCACACGACGACGATGAACCGCGACGGCGATCCCGCGGGCGACTCGCAGGCGATCGACTACGCGGCCTTCGACGGAGGGCGGTGA
- the glpK gene encoding glycerol kinase GlpK: MTEHTYVGAVDQGTTGTRFIVFDHAGQVVANAYEKHEQIYPEPGWVEHDPLEIWENTKRVITRALGQAEVSPDQLEAIGVTNQRETTVLWDADSGRPVHNAIVWQDRRTTDRIEQLEANGAVETIREKTGLEADAYFSATKAEWLLEEGDPIKMERARPADVRDRAETGEVLFGTIDSWLIYNLTGEHVTEVTNASRTMLYNIHDLEWDDDLLEEFSIPREMLPEVRPSSDDATYGTTDPEGFLGAEVPVAGALGDQQAALFGQTCFDAGDAKNTYGTGSFFLMNTGGEAVESDHGLLTTIGFQRSGEPVQYALEGSIFITGAAIEWLEDMSLIDDPAQTAELARSVDTTDGVYVVPAFTGLGAPHWDQRARGTIVGMTRGTRKEHVVRATLESIAYQTRDVKEAMEADSGIEMTSLKVDGGAVKNNFLCQLQSDIIGSAIVRPVVDETTALGSAYAAGLAVGYWDDLEQLRTNWQVDREFAPQLDLETADARYDRWIDAVDCARGWAIDDPSSS; the protein is encoded by the coding sequence GTGACAGAGCACACGTACGTCGGCGCAGTCGATCAGGGAACAACCGGCACGCGCTTTATCGTTTTCGACCACGCCGGACAGGTCGTCGCAAACGCCTACGAAAAACACGAACAGATCTACCCGGAACCCGGCTGGGTCGAACACGACCCACTCGAGATCTGGGAGAACACCAAACGCGTCATCACGCGGGCGCTCGGCCAGGCCGAGGTCAGCCCCGACCAGCTCGAGGCTATCGGCGTGACCAATCAGCGCGAGACGACGGTGCTGTGGGACGCCGACTCCGGTCGGCCGGTCCACAACGCTATCGTCTGGCAGGACCGACGCACCACCGACCGCATCGAGCAACTCGAGGCCAACGGCGCGGTCGAGACCATTCGCGAGAAGACCGGTCTCGAGGCCGACGCGTACTTCTCGGCGACGAAAGCCGAGTGGCTGCTCGAGGAAGGTGATCCGATCAAGATGGAGCGCGCTCGCCCTGCGGACGTCCGCGACCGGGCCGAAACCGGCGAAGTGCTGTTCGGAACGATCGACAGCTGGCTCATCTACAACCTCACGGGCGAACACGTCACCGAAGTCACGAACGCCTCGCGAACGATGCTGTACAACATCCACGACCTCGAGTGGGACGACGACCTCCTCGAGGAGTTTTCGATCCCCCGTGAGATGTTGCCGGAGGTCCGCCCCTCGAGCGACGACGCGACATACGGGACGACCGACCCCGAGGGCTTCCTCGGCGCCGAAGTCCCCGTCGCGGGAGCCCTCGGCGACCAGCAGGCCGCGCTGTTCGGCCAGACCTGCTTCGACGCTGGCGACGCCAAGAACACCTACGGCACGGGGTCGTTCTTCCTGATGAACACCGGGGGCGAGGCCGTCGAATCGGACCACGGCTTGCTGACGACGATCGGCTTCCAGCGCTCCGGCGAACCCGTCCAGTACGCCCTCGAGGGGTCGATCTTCATCACCGGCGCGGCGATCGAGTGGCTCGAGGACATGAGCCTGATCGACGACCCCGCCCAGACCGCCGAACTCGCTCGCAGCGTCGACACCACCGACGGCGTCTACGTCGTCCCCGCGTTTACCGGCCTGGGTGCCCCACACTGGGACCAGCGCGCCCGCGGCACCATCGTCGGGATGACCCGCGGTACCCGCAAAGAACACGTCGTCCGTGCGACGCTCGAGTCGATCGCTTACCAGACCCGCGACGTCAAAGAAGCGATGGAGGCGGATTCGGGCATCGAGATGACCTCGCTCAAGGTCGATGGCGGCGCGGTCAAGAACAACTTCCTCTGTCAGCTCCAGTCGGACATCATCGGCTCGGCGATCGTTCGCCCCGTCGTCGACGAGACGACGGCGCTCGGCTCGGCCTACGCCGCCGGGCTGGCCGTCGGCTACTGGGACGACCTCGAGCAGCTGCGAACCAACTGGCAGGTCGACCGCGAGTTCGCTCCGCAACTCGACCTCGAGACGGCCGACGCCCGCTACGACCGCTGGATCGACGCCGTCGACTGTGCCCGCGGCTGGGCGATCGACGACCCGAGCAGTTCCTGA
- a CDS encoding HAD-IIB family hydrolase, which produces MTDDPPLVLDIDGTLTRPDTWGIDPRVFDPLHEWNGPVVLATGKAFPYPVALCHFAGIPERVVAENGGVVYTGDEVFYTADREAAQAVVEEYRAAGHSLGWGEADTVNRWRETEIAINLEQPIDPLCEIAAAYGLEVIDTGYAYHVKDPAQNKGDGVERIADHVGFDPADAVAVGDSINDVSTFDVVGRSFAVANADDAARAAADEVLEAVHADGTLSVLERIRSS; this is translated from the coding sequence ATGACCGACGATCCGCCGCTGGTGCTCGACATCGACGGCACGCTCACCCGGCCCGACACCTGGGGCATCGATCCGCGCGTTTTCGATCCGCTCCACGAGTGGAACGGCCCCGTCGTGCTCGCGACCGGGAAGGCCTTTCCATACCCCGTCGCTCTCTGTCACTTCGCCGGCATCCCCGAACGTGTTGTCGCAGAAAACGGCGGCGTCGTCTACACCGGCGACGAGGTCTTCTACACCGCCGACCGCGAGGCCGCCCAGGCCGTCGTCGAGGAGTACCGTGCCGCCGGCCACTCGCTAGGATGGGGCGAGGCCGATACCGTCAACCGCTGGCGCGAGACCGAGATCGCCATCAACCTCGAGCAGCCGATCGATCCGTTGTGCGAGATCGCCGCCGCTTACGGACTCGAGGTCATCGACACCGGCTACGCCTATCACGTCAAGGATCCAGCCCAGAACAAAGGCGATGGCGTCGAGCGAATCGCCGACCACGTCGGATTCGACCCCGCCGATGCCGTCGCCGTCGGCGACTCGATCAACGACGTTTCGACGTTCGATGTCGTCGGCCGGAGCTTCGCCGTCGCCAACGCCGACGACGCTGCGAGGGCGGCCGCCGACGAGGTCCTCGAAGCAGTCCACGCCGATGGAACGCTGTCGGTACTCGAGCGGATTCGGTCGTCGTAG
- a CDS encoding AAC(3) family N-acetyltransferase, which translates to MTTLSHLPRTLWCTGKYYVKKKTPGRPVSAVDPSTFERLLECYDDDVVFVHAGLSDINTAFERDPYDYLFEVLTERFESVLVPGFTPSFRETGEYHKASSTPEVGAFSRLFLDDAHYRTDDAIHSVQVHGPYRFDGCDHHDTFGPNGCYAQLDSDDVLILNVGTPWFISTQLHYIEMASDPPYADLDESEGRIYYDDGESEPIRQTSFDKNEYVYYWNRDRIRDEAMDAGVLDHHELNGLSVTAVRANALARFLEPKLEADPYYLVS; encoded by the coding sequence ATGACGACCCTGTCACACCTCCCACGGACGCTCTGGTGTACCGGTAAGTACTACGTAAAAAAGAAGACGCCGGGCAGGCCCGTCAGTGCGGTCGATCCATCGACGTTCGAACGACTACTCGAGTGTTACGACGACGACGTGGTGTTCGTCCACGCCGGCCTGAGCGACATCAACACGGCGTTCGAACGGGACCCGTACGACTACCTGTTCGAGGTGCTGACCGAGCGCTTCGAGTCGGTTCTGGTGCCGGGGTTTACGCCGTCGTTTCGGGAGACTGGCGAGTATCACAAAGCGTCCTCGACGCCGGAAGTCGGCGCGTTCTCGCGGTTGTTCCTCGACGACGCTCACTACCGGACCGACGACGCGATTCACTCGGTTCAGGTCCACGGCCCGTATCGGTTCGACGGCTGTGACCACCACGATACGTTCGGCCCGAACGGCTGTTATGCTCAGCTTGATTCGGACGACGTGCTCATCCTCAACGTCGGAACGCCCTGGTTCATCAGCACGCAGCTGCATTACATCGAGATGGCGTCGGACCCGCCGTACGCAGACCTCGACGAGAGCGAGGGCCGGATCTACTACGACGACGGCGAGAGCGAACCCATTAGACAAACGAGTTTCGACAAGAACGAGTACGTCTACTACTGGAACCGAGACCGCATCCGTGACGAGGCGATGGACGCTGGCGTACTCGACCACCACGAACTCAACGGCCTCTCGGTGACGGCGGTCCGAGCGAACGCCCTCGCAAGGTTCCTCGAGCCCAAACTCGAGGCCGATCCGTACTATCTGGTGAGTTGA
- the twy1 gene encoding 4-demethylwyosine synthase TYW1 translates to MSDSDGGPSQVDSPDYHSERHTAAQTCGWTANALRGEGKCYKNIWYGIESHRCIQMTPVVRCNERCVFCWRDHRGHAYELEDVEWDDPEAVVDASLDLQKRLLSGFGGNEEVPREVFEEAMEPRHVAISLDGEPTLYPYLPELLEAFHDRDVTTFLVSNGTRPDILRECNPTQLYVSVDAPERHTFDQVVKAMEDDAWEKLLETMDILAEKDETRTVLRTTLVDGENMHHPDWYAGFYQLADPDFIELKAYMHVGHSRGRLDRSSMPDHEAVVSFAEDVMAHMPAFTECKDVPASRVALLSKTTDTWVPKLKKDSEFWARDPVTGD, encoded by the coding sequence ATGAGCGATTCCGACGGGGGTCCGAGCCAGGTCGACTCACCGGACTACCACAGCGAGCGTCACACGGCTGCCCAGACCTGTGGCTGGACGGCTAACGCGTTGCGTGGGGAGGGCAAGTGCTACAAAAACATCTGGTACGGAATCGAGTCACACCGCTGTATCCAGATGACGCCGGTCGTCCGGTGTAACGAACGGTGTGTCTTCTGCTGGCGAGACCACCGTGGCCACGCCTACGAACTCGAGGACGTCGAGTGGGACGACCCCGAGGCCGTCGTCGACGCCTCGCTCGACCTTCAGAAGAGGCTCCTCTCGGGGTTTGGCGGCAACGAAGAGGTTCCTCGCGAGGTATTCGAAGAGGCGATGGAACCCCGCCACGTCGCCATCTCGCTCGATGGCGAGCCGACGCTCTATCCCTACTTGCCGGAGCTGCTCGAGGCGTTTCACGACCGTGACGTCACCACGTTCCTCGTCTCGAACGGCACTCGGCCGGACATCCTGCGGGAGTGTAATCCAACGCAGCTGTACGTCAGCGTCGATGCGCCGGAACGACACACCTTCGATCAGGTCGTCAAGGCGATGGAGGACGACGCCTGGGAGAAGTTGCTCGAGACGATGGACATCCTCGCCGAGAAAGACGAGACTCGAACCGTCCTCCGGACGACGCTGGTCGACGGCGAGAACATGCACCACCCCGACTGGTATGCCGGATTCTACCAGCTCGCCGACCCCGACTTTATCGAACTGAAAGCCTACATGCACGTCGGCCACTCGCGGGGTCGCCTGGACCGCTCGTCGATGCCCGACCACGAGGCCGTCGTCTCCTTCGCCGAGGACGTCATGGCGCACATGCCTGCGTTTACCGAGTGCAAGGACGTACCGGCCTCGAGAGTCGCCTTGCTCTCGAAGACGACGGATACGTGGGTCCCAAAACTGAAAAAAGACAGTGAGTTCTGGGCGCGCGATCCAGTTACGGGCGACTGA
- a CDS encoding DICT sensory domain-containing protein, with the protein MTIRHLVDRLEPTTYTIAVVNDDEPGPLEAMLADAFDGNGIDIEATGNAETVFRNVSDANLDGVTTSDEDDLAVLLDDGEPVAASSMNALYESLLAINSDLFVTGARGLGEIELPNVLAGLEDTRLRLRGYPLAHKEKLLLIIVSRYIEQLACEGGSGTIRSAFQTLSRIEDELGTKEVYDQLAGTDVDVYVYGVDDGIDSSLGATIHSGTGPKYRRSWFVVYRPDSAASAADSGALVCYEVEPRVWDGFYTFDADRVREIDDAITDGF; encoded by the coding sequence GTGACGATACGGCACCTCGTCGACCGGCTCGAACCGACCACGTACACGATTGCCGTCGTGAACGACGACGAGCCGGGACCGCTCGAGGCGATGCTCGCCGATGCGTTCGACGGCAATGGCATCGACATCGAGGCCACTGGGAACGCAGAGACCGTCTTTCGAAACGTCTCCGATGCGAATCTCGACGGTGTGACGACGAGCGACGAGGACGACCTGGCGGTGTTGCTCGACGATGGGGAACCAGTCGCCGCCTCGTCGATGAACGCCCTCTATGAGTCGTTGCTCGCGATCAACTCCGACCTGTTCGTGACCGGAGCGCGCGGACTGGGCGAGATCGAGCTTCCAAACGTATTAGCCGGGCTCGAGGACACCCGACTCCGACTACGGGGGTATCCGCTGGCACACAAAGAGAAACTGCTGTTGATCATCGTCTCGCGGTACATCGAACAACTCGCGTGTGAGGGTGGCTCCGGGACGATTCGTTCGGCGTTCCAGACGCTTTCTCGAATCGAGGACGAACTCGGCACGAAAGAAGTCTACGACCAGCTCGCAGGGACCGACGTCGACGTTTACGTCTATGGGGTCGACGACGGTATCGACTCGTCGCTCGGGGCGACGATTCACTCGGGAACCGGTCCCAAGTATCGTCGATCGTGGTTCGTGGTCTACCGACCCGATAGCGCGGCCTCGGCGGCGGACTCTGGGGCGCTCGTCTGTTACGAAGTCGAGCCTCGGGTCTGGGATGGCTTTTATACGTTCGACGCCGACCGCGTCAGAGAAATCGACGATGCGATTACTGACGGGTTCTAG
- a CDS encoding DUF120 domain-containing protein produces MSATAESAVGHDELAVLKLLALEGGLEGDVKISCSALADRLDASNQTASRRLQRLESATLLERDTVSDGQWVSVTDEGERVLHAEYEDYRRIFERDTEVALEGIVTSGMGEGRHYISLPGYNRQFEDRLGYEPFPGTLNVELREDSVRRRSAVSSLEPIPIDGWEDDERTYGPAVCYPATIETATGERYVDAHTIAPERTHHDDDQLEVIAPVKLREELGLEDDDHVTVSVGDRE; encoded by the coding sequence ATGTCAGCCACAGCGGAGTCTGCCGTCGGGCACGACGAACTCGCCGTTCTCAAGTTGCTCGCACTCGAGGGCGGTCTCGAGGGTGACGTCAAGATTTCCTGTTCGGCGCTGGCCGATCGGCTCGACGCGTCGAACCAGACGGCCTCCCGTCGGCTCCAGCGACTCGAGAGCGCGACATTGCTCGAGCGAGATACGGTCAGTGACGGCCAGTGGGTCTCGGTCACTGACGAAGGCGAGCGCGTCCTTCACGCCGAGTACGAGGATTACCGGCGGATCTTCGAGCGCGACACCGAGGTCGCCCTCGAGGGAATCGTCACCAGTGGAATGGGTGAAGGCCGCCACTACATCTCCTTACCCGGTTACAACCGTCAGTTCGAGGACCGACTCGGCTACGAGCCGTTTCCCGGCACGCTAAACGTCGAACTTCGCGAGGACAGCGTTCGTCGGCGCAGCGCCGTCTCCTCGCTCGAGCCGATCCCGATCGACGGCTGGGAGGACGACGAGCGGACCTATGGGCCGGCGGTCTGTTATCCGGCGACGATCGAGACGGCGACCGGCGAGCGCTACGTCGATGCCCACACCATCGCGCCCGAGCGCACCCACCACGACGACGACCAACTCGAGGTTATCGCTCCCGTGAAACTCCGCGAGGAACTCGGGCTCGAAGACGACGATCACGTCACGGTCTCCGTTGGTGATCGCGAATGA
- the ribB gene encoding 3,4-dihydroxy-2-butanone-4-phosphate synthase, whose product MTGHHAGPRSNADRTTASAGVDGSDEAGTFVRALDALHAGEPVLVHDAADREGETDLIYHADAVTPEAVARLRNDAGGLVCTALGHEIAEAFDLPFYTEAIDHPAAGCHNLGYDERSSFSLTVNHRETYTGITDVDRSRTIRALGEAAAAPEAVEFAAEFRVPGHVHLLKAAPDLLAQREGHTELGVALAEAADLSPAVVVCEMLDDETGEALTPVDARAYADRHDFVYLEGRTVLEHLG is encoded by the coding sequence ATGACGGGCCACCACGCCGGCCCTCGGTCGAACGCGGACAGAACGACGGCGAGCGCCGGCGTCGACGGGAGCGACGAAGCAGGGACGTTCGTACGCGCCCTCGACGCCCTGCACGCGGGCGAGCCGGTGTTAGTCCACGATGCCGCCGATCGTGAGGGTGAAACCGACCTCATCTACCACGCCGACGCGGTCACCCCCGAGGCCGTTGCCAGGCTGCGAAACGATGCCGGCGGACTTGTCTGTACTGCACTCGGCCACGAGATCGCAGAGGCGTTCGACCTTCCGTTCTATACCGAGGCGATCGACCATCCGGCCGCCGGCTGCCACAACCTCGGGTACGACGAACGCTCGTCGTTCTCGTTGACCGTCAACCACCGCGAAACGTACACCGGGATCACCGACGTCGACCGCTCGCGAACGATCCGAGCACTCGGTGAAGCCGCCGCTGCACCCGAAGCCGTCGAGTTTGCCGCGGAGTTTCGAGTCCCCGGACACGTTCATCTCCTGAAAGCCGCCCCCGATCTGCTCGCCCAGCGTGAGGGTCATACCGAACTCGGCGTCGCCCTCGCCGAGGCCGCCGACCTGTCTCCGGCCGTCGTCGTCTGTGAGATGCTCGACGACGAAACCGGCGAGGCGCTCACCCCTGTCGACGCCCGGGCGTACGCCGACCGTCACGACTTCGTCTACCTCGAGGGCCGGACGGTCCTCGAGCACCTCGGCTGA
- a CDS encoding DUF7471 family protein: protein MNHTTPFQVDWLPPEFAPVLLLVIVLAVTGTTVLFLCGVVAYWRRRSFRYLLITIVLGLLVARSIVGLATVFGLIPMAVHHLIEHSFDFLIAVLILYAVYRSGAGRSDPTLESGGD, encoded by the coding sequence ATGAATCACACGACCCCGTTCCAGGTGGACTGGCTGCCCCCCGAGTTCGCACCAGTGCTCTTGCTCGTGATCGTCCTGGCGGTCACCGGAACGACGGTTCTCTTTCTGTGTGGCGTCGTTGCCTACTGGCGTCGGCGCTCGTTTCGGTACCTCCTGATCACCATTGTCCTCGGCCTGCTGGTCGCACGGTCGATCGTCGGTCTCGCAACGGTGTTCGGACTGATCCCCATGGCGGTCCATCACCTCATCGAACACAGTTTCGACTTCCTGATCGCGGTGCTCATCCTCTATGCCGTCTACCGAAGCGGCGCGGGTCGAAGCGACCCGACACTGGAGTCAGGAGGAGACTGA
- a CDS encoding winged helix-turn-helix transcriptional regulator: protein MSTTRQEIRTHVHANAGIHFNELVRESAFAPGQIQYHVRRLIDEDELVRDEYYGRTHYYPPAYDEWERAALALFRRETTREIVVYLIEHEPARPAAIAGELGIARSTLEYHLDRLVEREVVEKRYDARNRVTLELANPEVTGELLSTIEPTVPDRLLDRFTRLVDDLLEGPPDPSR, encoded by the coding sequence ATGAGCACCACTCGACAGGAGATCAGGACACACGTACACGCAAACGCCGGGATTCATTTCAACGAACTCGTCAGAGAGTCGGCGTTTGCACCGGGACAGATTCAGTACCACGTTCGACGGCTGATCGACGAGGACGAACTCGTCCGGGACGAGTACTACGGTCGGACCCACTACTATCCGCCCGCATACGACGAGTGGGAACGCGCCGCCCTCGCACTGTTCCGACGCGAAACCACACGCGAGATCGTCGTCTATCTGATCGAACACGAACCCGCTCGCCCCGCTGCCATCGCCGGCGAACTCGGCATCGCCCGCAGCACGCTCGAGTACCACCTCGACCGGCTCGTCGAACGCGAAGTCGTCGAAAAACGGTACGACGCACGCAACCGCGTGACGCTCGAGCTGGCCAATCCGGAAGTAACTGGGGAGTTGCTCTCGACGATCGAACCCACGGTTCCCGACCGACTACTCGATCGCTTCACCCGCCTCGTCGACGATCTGCTCGAGGGACCGCCTGATCCTTCGAGGTAA